Part of the Candidatus Abyssobacteria bacterium SURF_5 genome is shown below.
CGAGCAATCCCAGATTGGCGACGGCGATGATTTGCACCTGCTGCTCGACCGGCATCGGCTCGTACTGCGGCTGCTTGAGCACCTCGACGAGCCGCTCACCGCGCGCGAGCTGCGCCTGGGTCGCCTTATCCAGCTCCGAACCGAACTGAGCGAACGCGGCAAGCTCGCGGTACTGCGCAAGGCTCAACCGCAGCGTGCCGGCCACTTTTTTCATGCCCGCGATCTGCGCATTGCCGCCCACGCGCGACACCGACAGGCCGACCGAGACGGCGGGGCGTACTCCGGCATAGAACAGGTCGGTCTCGAGATAGATCTGGCCGTCGGTAATGGAAATCACGTTGGTCGGAATGTAAGCCGAGAAGTCGCCGGCCTGTGTTTCCACGATTGGAAGCGCGGTAAGCGACCCGCCTCCCAGTTTGTCCGACAGCTTCGCCGCCCTTTCGAGCAGGCGCGAATGCAGGTTGAAGATGTCGCCCGGGTACGCCTCGCGTCCGGGGGGCCGG
Proteins encoded:
- a CDS encoding F0F1 ATP synthase subunit alpha, yielding DRQTGKTALAVDTIINQRGGDVYCIYVAIGQKQSTVVGVMETLERYGAMDYTIIVAANASDPAPMQYISPYSGCAMGEEFRDNGKHALIIYDDLSKHAVAYRTMSLLLRRPPGREAYPGDIFNLHSRLLERAAKLSDKLGGGSLTALPIVETQAGDFSAYIPTNVISITDGQIYLETDLFYAGVRPAVSVGLSVSRVGGNAQIAGMKKVAGTLRLSLAQYRELAAFAQFGSELDKATQAQLARGERLVEVLKQPQYEPMPVEQQVQIIAVANLGLLDDVPVDKIKAFESDFHEFMKDRYSAIGEAIRTTKKVDDQTLEQLKKATEEFKLLFKPE